The Thermodesulfovibrionales bacterium genomic interval CAGAAGATGATTCTTACAGGAAGAAGAGGGCAAACTCTGTTACAATTGCCATAAACTGTCTTAAACCCGGCGATAACTGCTTCTGCTATTCTCTTAATACGGGACCTGAGGTTAAAGGAGCCGATGTTGTTATTACAGAGCTCAAGGAATATTTATTGATTGAGATAAATTCGGATACACTTTTACCATTTCTTGCTGGTATTTCTTCTCAGAAACCGCTATCTGAAGATTGGGAAGAAAAAGAAAGGATTCTCAATAACTGCAAAAATGCTTTTAAAAAACAGGTTGATACTAGATTGTTTAAAACTCTATTTAAAAAGATTGAAGATCCACTCTGGGCTCAGATATCAGAAAAGGACCTCGAATGTGGAAACTGCACTCAGGTCTGCCCCACCTGTTTCTGTAATTCAACATACGATAGAATTAAGCTGACTTCTGTATCAAAGAATGATGTAAAGGGCACAAGAATAAGGACTTGGGACTCCTGTTTTTCAAGAAATTTCGCAAGGGTTCACGGAGGCAATTTCAGGCTCTCAAGGAGAGCCAGGTACAGACACTGGTTTATGCATAAATTTCTTTATATGGAGGAACAATTCGGTATGCCAGGATGTGTTGGTTGTGGAAGATGCATAACCTGGTGTCCTGCTGGCATTGATGTAACAGATGTGCTCGGGAGGCTCCAGCAATGAACGGACAGTATGTTTTTGAGGCCTCTATTAAATGGATTAAAAAGGAGACCAGAGATACCTATTCATATGGTCTAAAAATTAAAGATAAGGAGATGTCAAGGAGATATAAATTCAGGCCAGGTCAGTTCAACATGCTCTACATTCCAGGAGTTGGAGAATCTGCTATCTCTATAAGTTCATCACCTTCTGATCCAGAACTTACCCATACAATAAGAATAGCCGGAGATGTAACAACAAGGATCTCGAAACTTAAAGAGGGTGATGTTATAGGTATCAGAGGACCTTTTGGAAACGGCTGGCCTCTTGAGGAAATCGAGGACAGAGAATTGATGATAGTTGCTGGAGGTCTAGGTATCGCACCCCTTAGA includes:
- a CDS encoding 4Fe-4S dicluster domain-containing protein, which codes for MSSFKIKKEQIENLFVALSLSYRIIGPKIESGTLVFSEITFKDLPIHVKDIQGPGRFRLSEKREESLFSFSVGPDSFKRFLFPTEEEILTWKYNKKSLIIESFISPERPVILFGLRACDIEALKLYDRIFSEDDSYRKKRANSVTIAINCLKPGDNCFCYSLNTGPEVKGADVVITELKEYLLIEINSDTLLPFLAGISSQKPLSEDWEEKERILNNCKNAFKKQVDTRLFKTLFKKIEDPLWAQISEKDLECGNCTQVCPTCFCNSTYDRIKLTSVSKNDVKGTRIRTWDSCFSRNFARVHGGNFRLSRRARYRHWFMHKFLYMEEQFGMPGCVGCGRCITWCPAGIDVTDVLGRLQQ